The DNA window CTATTCCCTCCTAATATTATAATTTTCTTAATAAGAGACATAATGACGAAAcagaccatcaatcaacacttctgtATCTAATTGAAGTACCATCGTGGGCTGGACAAGTGCAAAAACATAATTTAAGTCAATTTACTACAAAAGAGGTGTTTGCTGAATCAACGAAATTCTATAATTTATGATTAAAGATCATTTACTCCGCTGTACATGGCATAAAAGTGTGATGGGAACAGTCAACCAGGAAATCCATCTAGACAGCAGGAGGCAAGCAGTTCTTTGTCACAGGAGATgtgcacaccaggcagcactggaCACATTCATTATGGCTGTAGGGGGTTGCCTAAATGTATGAAGAGTTACATTCACTGCCCTGTAGAGTGAGGGTGACAAGGGATATTTGAGGTTATATCAGATAGTTTAGTTGTTTAGGTCATATTGCTTTGAAGTGCTTGTACTGCCTTAAGGCCTCTTCAAGACGCTGATGTCAGTTTAAAGATTACCGGACCTATCATGTAGATTGCATGAAAGGCAGGTAAGTTATTAAGTTGCGGAGGTAGCCTACACGTGGATCAAGTCAGGTGGGTCTTTCCACCTTTCCATAATTTCCCAAAGTTCAATTCGATTCACCTGTCCCGGGGAAGATCGTTCAATACTTAGGGCCCCTGGCCCTTAGTGAGGATGTGGACAGTGATCTTCTGCCAAAACATGATTTATTGGGACAAATGAGAACTTGTTGTAGGGTGAGAAGTAATGTTGCCTTCTTGGCTTTTAGAGAAGGAATGTATGGAGTAGGAAGCATAGGAGGACAAGATCGCTAGTAGTAGGGGGTGAATTAAGTATGGGACCAGCACAAGGCCTCTAAGGGTGGGGTGATGTGATTAGGACAGCTCTTGTCATAATGAAGTAACCTGCATTGTTGTGGAGGGTAAGAGGTTTCTTGGAGAACGTCAGTGGTTCATATTTCCTAAGTATTAATGAATACCTGCTGCAGTAGGAGAGACATTTATTGCAGTGATCTACACTCTTTCCGGAGGAGAGTATTTCTCCTTTTGGCTTAGCTGGAAACTCAGTGCAGAAGCTTAGGGGATGCAACGATTGTAGCAAAATATGCAATGCAGGTATTTTTGCCTTTTAGCAATAGACACAAATAGTTCAGTGGGTTCTTACCAGGTGGTAACTTATTGttacttttttaaaaaattatttaattATGTATGTATCCTGGTATATGATTGGCACTCTTATTGTTATGCCGATGTGCCACTATTCAATATCCTGAGAGGTGCCACTAAAAATGGAGCATAAATAGAATATTTTGGTGAAGCCTTGCAAAGATGTCAAGATGATTCCTTTATGACGTACTGCATACCTGTCATTAGCTCATTATCCTTAGTTCACAAACAAATTACCTACTTCCACCTACTGGTATCAAATACCATGCGGTGAACCTGTTTCcatttctctcacctttcttctttaACACACATCTGTCACTTAATTACTTAACTAAACCTATCTCTTTTTCCCGTTCCCTTACTCACTGACCAAGACTATCCACGTATTTACCCCCAACCTCCATTGCATACCACATCCATACCTGACGCCTATTACTGTCATCTATTGTGACATATCCTAAGCAGACCTGGGAAACCTCTCTAcagatgccaaaagtttatttgcaTTTATCCCAGTTGTCTTAATCTCATAGCATCCATGTAACTCAAGCTCATGCACTTGTCTCATACCACATGTTTAGATCCGCCCATTCAGTTTTCTTCATTCATATACAAGACCATTCCCCCATACAACTTCTACTTTCTTATATCACACTGTACAACTACCTACATTCTCCTTTCTGTCACCAGTCAATCTCAGGCTCACTATTTATGACCCTTCTCTACAACTCTCACACATATTCCAAATTCACATGATGTTAAAAACAGTTATGCTATTTACAGTATTTAAGGCATGAGTTAAGTTCCTTTATTTGTCAGCCGTGGAATAGTTTGCAAAACGATGAGTTTCTTTGATCTTAATTCTCTAAAAATGTGTCAGTCACTAACAATATTGTGATTTCTCTTTTTCAGTGCAAAAGATATGAAATATCGTCTCGGGTTCTTGCTCCAGAAAACAGAGCTATGTGACCAAGTGTCCTGCAGCAAGAAAGACAAAGCAGCCCTGTCTCAGAAGTAAGTGGTCATTTTCAGTCACATTTTTCTAATAGCACTGCTAGGGTCTCAGCTTTCTCTTGTGCTTTTGGGCGGCCACAAGGGCCGTAGCAAAGAGATGATCCATGCTCAAAAGTTATTACCTCTGAAAATCGGTTGGTGAAATCTAATCTTCTATAAATAAGTTACATTGCATGGCTAAAATGGAGAGCTTCTTTACATTGGGTTTGAAAGATATTCAGGTGACTTGCAGTTGTAGTTCAGACCTTTATTCAGTACTCTTGTTATAGACAGCCAGATTGGCCAGGATATAGGTATGGGGTACCTCTACCAAATCTAGTCATCACACTCATAGGTCAACATGCTGGACATTGAGCAGGCAAATTAACATGCTGGACATTAAGCAGGCAAAATAATCCAAACGCACCAGTGGCAAATGTTGTGCATTATAACAAGTCTACCAAAACATATCATAAATGTCCTCCATGAGGATAACTAAATGTCTTGCACAACCGTGTTCGTCTTTGTTTAGGAAAGAAGACATTCTTAGTAATAGAACATTGAATATAAACCACTGCCTTTCTCTCTGCAGGATAAGCCAGGATGAAGTCAAAAAATGGTCTCAAGGCTTGGAAAATTTGATTACTCATGAACGTAAGTATTGTTATTTGTGAATTACCAATTTGCAAATGTATATATTTGCCCAGTAAAGTGAATTATCATCCTCTGAATTGAAATGTAGAACGAGGCAGCTGATTAGCTTTATTTCCCCTTGACAGGacaatctacaaactctgctggatttacaaattgccttttgtgtttatattgtatgtCGTAATTtctgagagaaacagcaggaggcgCTTTAAAGGAATTTAAAATAGTGTAGCTATCCTTTCTCTATTAGTTATCACAATTTTTCATGGAATATGGTGACATGAAACCGTGGTACATGTTACTAATCCCCTTCTATGTTGAGTCGTGCATGCTTTTTGTTGGGACAACTGCAGAGCAGTTGTACCTCTCttaaacataggccctgattacaaacTCGCGTCTGTATTCTGCCTCCGATGGAAATAGGCGTTTGTGCTGAGATTGGGATTATGAGTTGTGGGTTAGTTACCACACATCACTGTTTTTCACTGATTACGCACATTAAACCTGCTGGAATATATAGGGAAAAAATTGCAACCTCAACCCAGGTCAGATTTCAGTTTGCTGGTGTGTACTTAAATAGCCTCAACTGATTatgatttttggaaatgtttggtcTTCGTTCTGCCCAACAAAAGCCAGCTATCATTAATTTTCAGTGTCTCCTACAAGCTCCTAAATACTACATAAAACTTGACCTTTAGCAGATGAGTTGGCTCAAAAAGACACATTGTTGTGGATTTGGTGGATAAACTGCCAATTCAcattctggaatgtaggttctaaTTGTGGCCCTGACTGTAAATTGTGGGATTTGTCGGCCAAAAAAACTCAGTCCCACGTAATTGTTAACATGCGAGATGTAATATCATTGTCAAATACAAATGTGTACATTTTCAACTGATATACTAATCTTCTTTCTTATCCAGCTAGATTGCCTCTATATAAAACAGGGGAAGACAAACATACTTAATGCATATTTTGCTAAATGCATTTTGCGGCTTTCCCGTAACTACAAACACATATATTTCTATTCACGTGAGAACAGAGACAAAAATTAAATGTACACATTATACTGATTTCGGCAAAATCCATTACTTGATTGcgtgaaaaaaatgtgttttcataaTGGGGTGTGTGAATAGTGGTCTTCCTCTGTAGAATATCGATGCCAAGCATTCAGCAGCACGTCAGTTTctgttatacacacacacagcgccCTCTTTTTGTCACAATGTAAAACGACGAAAACTATTATTGCGGGCAGACTCATGGAACTTGAACAAATTTGCATAATTTACTCCATTTTACACATTTAATAATGTGGTAGGTTACATAAAGTGGATGAGTGGGGTAATTTGTTCTGAGGTACATTTCTGCACAAGAATACGTTTTGTTATGTTGTCCTGTGCTGCTAATTTCTTCCATTTATTTTTGTAGCAAGTCTGTCTTTTTTATAGCAAATTGTGCCTAcatagggaaaaataaaaatattgacttTAGCTGCTGCTAACAACACTGATCGCTGATACAAAAATGGATCAAACACGCACGCTTAAAATATGTATCAACGGCTCATTGTAAAATGCACCGTTAAAGGTTCTACCTCTTTGCAATTACTttcttttattgtttattgttcttttttttctgtggCTGTAGGGTTTCCTGTCACGTAGGCCTGCCTAGGATTTGAGTTTAACTAGTAGGATCTGTCGAGATATATTGATTCACACAATCATTTCTGTGATCAGTCCCCAGACAACTTAAGGTTTCCTAGGTCCGAGGGTCAAAGCTAGGGAACTAACCGTACTGGGAGCAGAGAAGCGTGCGCCAAATGCGTCACTTCCGTCCGCGCGCATCCTAAGAGGAGTACAGATGTTGAACTGTGCTTAACTTGCTGCAGCTGCTGTGGCGCGGTGGCCCCGTGTCAGGCAGGCAGAACGGTTCCCATGCTCCTCACATAGCCGTACGTGTTGAAAGTCAGCCTTGAGTCATCTGGGAAGCGGGCACGTGTTCGCACGGCAGCAGCTCATATTGTACTCCTATGGCGGATGTTTCCTAGAAACTCTGCTTCTGACCCTGTTAGGAGGCCTTTTCCCCTTTTCAGTGATTGGGTTTCAGCCGCTTATGTTTCTTGAAACgcatcaaaaaataaaaaagtagtaaaTTGTGAAAAAAAATACTTATAATTCTGCTGCCAGCATGTGAGCTTTTAAAATACATCAATATTTTTTTCTACAATTTACCAGCCACTAACAGATTTGCAGAGACAGTTATTCAGAGGGATGAATGAAAGTAAAACACCAGGGTCCCTATTACACATAGGACacattttctctgtttgtgccatGGCGCAATTTAAAAAGAGAAAGGGTGCCCTATTACAttgagggcctaatttacaaggctctagcggcacactgcgccactgtaaagtcattttctttgatgcgttgcatatttacaaggccacacatagCCACCTTacttggcttttcatggtcttgtaaatatggagccttTCGCGCAttaaacactgcatgaaaggggcattccctgggtattgcttggggtgtttccatgcaacacccaaaaCCACGAAAGATTCTGACACATTCTGAGATGTACAAGACCAGGAATGTGTTAGATTTCtactccacctcaggggtggcataagaatgaggCAACagggaagaaatatgtttatttcttcccgttttttcctctttctatgtgtgatgcattctgcaacacacatagaaagagtaaaacacctcttgtgactgtttttgtgcaggaaggtgccccttcctgcacaaaaataatcatccctccaatgcaggcatccttgcaccatggtgcaagggtgcctgcgttggagctaggcagcaatttATGCGCCagtgcagtgggagaggacataaatGTGGCGTATCATAGATACTGCGCCATTCTGCCCATTGCCATtggcgcagggtggtgcagcagggcacttgctgtgccaccctgcttcatggtcctcgtaaatgaggccctgaatgcgctgcccccagggcagcgcattcaagtgaaaacCAGAGCAGTTTTGAAGCAGCTGATCCATGTTTTACTGTGTGGGTGGCAGCCCATCTGCACTTTTAAGGGGAATTAGAGATACCTTtggaggcgggtgcagtgagtgactgcactcgcctgcaaggggatgtcttggAAGTCCATCGGACCCCTTTTTCCCCCTCCATATGGCTGTCATCAGTGGACACTCTGACAGTGCGCCACTTTTTAGGTGGCACGTTATCAGTGCGATCCTGACAGCTTCTTTCCTCTATAATTGCGTCTATAATACAGCGCGGGCGCAGATACAAAGgggttctctcatttgcatgggccatacccccatgcaaatgagggaacactcgCTGATGATAGCGCTGGGActatatgtgcaccagcactatctgtattacaaagGGGCCACAAAAGTATCtgtggctccttctgtaataccaaagtgccctttGGTCTCACAGAGCAGGGGGAAACGCCCATTGCATCCCCGGGGCACTTTGAATATATTGGTCCCAGATGTGCCTAGGAAAAGTCTCACAAGAAAGGGAGCTGCAGTCTTTGGACTGCGCAAGTGACCCCTCCCCCCACTTTGCCACCACTCAACAGAACAGCAGTTGGATCTTGTCCTACCGCTAAAAAGAGAGTCAAAATTAAAGGAGTGCCCATGTCCTCAGAGGGTAATGTCAGGATAAAGACCATAGGCACATTGTTGCTCtttctattatttttattattattttgcagttttatatatcaGAAACTTGGTTTGAAGGCATTAGAGTGCTATACAGGAGAACCAGATTAAGTTACTCAGTCTTAGAGACAAGAAGATTGCCcagtatcacaggatgttgaaGTTCATGTTCCCTGCCCTGTTTGGCATGTTGGGAAAACTTATTTTTCTTAGGCTGTGAAGAAAGGGCACAACATGCCTTTAGAAGGAAACTCATTGTCTCAGCTGAGCTAGCgcataggtcagtggttcccaacctgtgggccggggacccctgggggtccgcgaagcctcctcaggggatccacggctgcttaaaaaatgtaataatattaggtcccagctatcagtaatgactccttgggggtccccgtgttccaataatgattcagtgggggtcccccgggctccagtattgataaaatgggggtccacagaagtcaaaaggttgggaaccactggcataggtcATCAGCAGGACAATTTTTAACTAATCCCATGGATGGATGAACATGCTTCTAAAATCACTTTTGCTAAAACAATTATGCCCTTCCGTACAGAACAATGGATATATTTATAGCAAATGCACTGCTAAATACTGCACACATTTGCAGATTTAGAAGTATAATTAGCATGATCCAGAAGTTTTTTTTATCTTCAAAGTGAACTTGACTAAATTTCTCTCACGTCTTGTTGCACATCATCATATTTAAGATGCACCAGTATAATTGAGAACAACCACGAATAAACGATTTCCACTGCTAACATTTGAAGAtttcttccacttcaaatcttaatgCATGTGTCCTGGGCTTTTCTTCTGGCACTTATGAGTTAGTCTTTGCAAATGAGCCCTTTAGTTTCTGTACTAAACTGTAGTTGGTGAAGCAGCGTGGCGATTATCTCTCAAAATAAGTGGCTTTTTTATTGTACTAAAAGCGTATCGTAACTCAGAAGTGCCAGGATGCCAGTTTTCAGGTAATTTCAGTTTTGAGCTCTGTCATTCACTTATTCATTCAGCGTCCCCATCAGTCTACCCGTCAAATCCTGTTCGGTTTTCAGAGCTCAGCTGGACCCCCTTttcactcatactcactcacacacaataCTATTCCACAATAAACATTTTCTGTTTGAGATTCTAGAGTTTTATGGCAACACCTTATGAAGTCCTCTTCTGCTCCCTCGACTTAAGCTTGTGCTATATGAAGTACCATGAATAGTTTGGAATGAAGCATGTATATTTTAGACATTTTTGTTATAAAAGAGATTGTCTCTCCATTGTCTGTTAAAATCAAATCCAAACTGCTTGCCAATGGCTGAAAAAAGTAGTAGAGGCATCCTATTTTCTATTGGTATTGTgttgaaaaaaatattaataaaaacgaACTTAGTTACTAGTTTGAATAAAGTGATAGCAGTGGTTTTCTCTGCTTGTTCTAGGCGGTCTCTCTGCTTTCAAAGCCTTCCTCCAGTCGGAATACAGTGAAGAGAATATTGAGTTCTGGACTGCATGTGAGGATTACAAAAAGATCAAATCTGCGACCAAACTCGTCTCTAAGGCTAGGAAGATCTATGATGACTTCATCTCAGTACACGCCACAAAGGAAGTAAGTATCTGACCCTCGTCCCGAGGGCCAAGTATTTGAGTAGGTAATACTGCTGGGGAAGTACTGCACCAGTTCCTTAATTTTATTTTGCcttcccattacgagtttcctagATCAGAATAAGGGGTTGGAGGCCAGATACACTACACAATTTGACGTTACCCAGTATTCCGTTTAAGCATTTGTAACTTTTAAAATGCCGTTTCCTGTGTACTAACCCCCTTTTAgaagtcagaaaagtttttccactTCCTAAAATGGGACTTCGAATGGATACaggttcagtatttggaagggtcattttttaggtttccctttcaagtactgaaaCGGTATCTTATTTATCAATGATTTGCGAGCACAATCGGGTTTTAAAACGTTGGCAATTTATAGAGATTTCACAGGAGGCAGTATAGGCTTCCTCTATTTGAATATAAAAACAAATTTGTTGATGAGTAGAACTcttaaacaaactttaaaaaatcaacatttaaaaaaaaaatacagattgtTACCAATCAGATTCAGATGTAATCTGAAGCCTAACTAATGAATATTAACTAGACAAATCGGATTGCAAATCAATTCAAttctatttttttctgaatttACCAAAGGTTTTGTAACAAAAATTCAGTGGTAAAACCCTGCAACTATAGCAGCACCTCAAAGGATTTTGtattccattcacaaaagggatggGGTCCACTCAGGAcatcttcccgtttgtgaatgtaaaaataaaaactgtTTAAGCATAGACAATGGTCTGGGATACCACAAAACATTTTCTTCTAAAATAAAGTCCCATTTCCTTTAATGACAACAGCCCGTTTTTTTAAAGTTG is part of the Pleurodeles waltl isolate 20211129_DDA chromosome 4_2, aPleWal1.hap1.20221129, whole genome shotgun sequence genome and encodes:
- the RGS4 gene encoding regulator of G-protein signaling 4, coding for MCKGLAGVAALPATCLKSAKDMKYRLGFLLQKTELCDQVSCSKKDKAALSQKISQDEVKKWSQGLENLITHERGLSAFKAFLQSEYSEENIEFWTACEDYKKIKSATKLVSKARKIYDDFISVHATKEVNLDSYTREETSQNLLEPTTSCFDTAQRKIFILMEKDSYRRFLKSKFYLDMVLPTESRCSTDQKKTKAYSLDHSQLIPQYS